The window TTGATCGACAAGCTGCGCTTGCTGGAGCATTCCTATCTTAAGCGGGCAGCCATTTTGCTTTTCCACCAAGACCCTGAACGATTCATTACAGGGGCCTATATCAAGATCGGGTATTTTGCCGGAGAAAGCGACCTGCGCTATCACGATGAAATCCACGGCAACCTTTTTGCGCAAGTGGATCAGAGCATTGATCTACTGCTCACCAAGTACCTCAAGGCGGGTATTCATTACGAAGGCATTCAAAGGGTGGAGAGCTACCCAGTTCCAGAAAGCGCATTGCGGGAGAGCTTGTTAAACGCTGTTGTGCACCGGGATTATGCCGTAGCCAGCCCCATACAGATCCGGGTATACCCTGATAAGCTGCTGGTATGGAATCCGGGTGAGCTGCCTGAAGGCTGGTCCCGGGAAAAGCTTTTAGGGCAGCACCCTTCGCGGCCATTCAATCCTGAAGTGGCCAATGCCTTTTTCTGGGCCGGGGAAATCGAGGCGTGGGGCCGGGGCATCCATCGTGTTTTTGAGGCCTGTCAGCAATCGGGAACCCCGGAACCTTCCATTCAGATTGAATCTGGAGAAATCTGGGTCGAGTTTCCCTTCTCAGTGTCCTACCAGCAGAGTGTTTCTTCGCAGTATCAACCACCAGCGGATACCAGAGTGCCTCCCCAGGAGACAGCCCAGAAAAGTTCGGGGAAAAGTTCGGGGAAAAGTTCGGGGAAAAGTTCGGGAGAATTGCTTGATATTATACGGCAAGAGCCCCGGACCACGATACCAGAAATGGCTGATATGCTTGGCAAAAGTTCCCGGACAATAGAAAAGAATCTGGCCAGGCTGCGCAAAGCCGGCAAAGTGGTACGGGTCGGACCGGCAAAAGGGGGCTATTGGAAGATCCTGGAGGAACCTGATGAATAAGGTCGGCCAACGCGAAATCCATACCCAGCAGCAGGTGCTCCGCTTTTTTGAAAACTACCTGGGCTATCGTTATCTGGGCAACTGGAAGGACCGGCCCAACAAGAACGTGCAGGAGGATTTGCTTTGGGCCTGGCTTAAGAACCAGGGCCATAGCGACAAGATTATCACCAAAGTCCTGAGGGAGGTGGATCAGGCCCGGGCCATCAGCGGGAGCAAGACCCTGTACCAGGCCAACCAGGAAGTCTACGGCCTGCTGCGCTATGGGGTGAGGGTCAGACCGGAGCTGGGAGAGCAGACCATCACCGTCTGGCTCATCGACTGGCATCAGCCCTTGAACAACGACTTTGCTGTGGCCGAGGAGGTAACCGTCACTGAGGAGCACACCAAGCGCCCGGACATTGTCCTCTTTGTCAACGGCCTGGCCCTGGGGGTGCTGGAACTGAAGCGGTCCACTGTCTCGGTCACTGAGGGCATTCGCCAGAACCTGGACAACCAGGACAAAAACTTCATCCGCCCCTTCTTCGCCACCGTGCAGCTGGTCATGGCCGGCAATCCCACCGAGGGGTTGCGCTACGGGGTGATCCAGACCCCGGAGAAGTATTGGCTGGAGTGGCGGGAGGAGTCGGAGCTGAGCGACCCTCTGGAGCGGGGACTTTTTCAGCTCTGCCGCCCGGAGCGCTTTCTGGAGATTATCCACGACTTTATGGTCTTTGATGCCGGGTACAAGAAGACCTGCCGCCACAATCAGTACTTTGGAGTCAAGGCGGCCCAGGATTTTGTCCGTCGTCGGCAGGGCGGAATCATCTGGCACACCCAGGGCAGCGGCAAATCCCTGACCATGGTCTGGCTGGCCAAGTGGATACGGGAAAACGTCCAGGATGCCCGGGTATTGATCATCACCGACCGGACCGAGCTGGATGAGCAGATGGAGAAGGTGTTCACAGGCGTCAATGAGCACATCTACCGGACCAAAAGCGGGGCGGATCTGATCAGCGTGTTGAACGACAGCCAGGAGTGGCTGATCAGCTCCCTGATTCACAAGTTCGGGGCCTCGGAAGAGGGGGATGTGGACTCCTTCCTTCAGGATCTTCAGGGCAGGCTGCCCAAAAACTTCCATCCCAAGGGCCAGATCTTTGTCTTTGTGGACGAGTGCCACCGGACCCAGTCCGGCAAGCTGCACGAGGCCATGAAGAGCATGCTGCCCGGGGCGGTGCTCATTGGTTTCACCGGGACCCCGCTGCTGAAAAAAGACAAGCGCAAGAGCATCGAGGTCTTTGGCCCCTACATCCATACCTACAAGTACGATCAGGCGGTGCAGGACGGGGTGGTCCTGGACCTGCGCTATGAGGCCCGGGACATCGATCAGCACATCACTTCCCAGGACAAGATCGACAAGTGGTTTGAGCTGAAGACCCAGGGCTTGAGCGACTTTGCCAAGGCCCAGCTCAAGCAGCGCTGGGGGACTCTGCAAAAGGTGCTCAGCTCCAAGGACCGCCTGGAAAAGATCGTCTCGGATATCCTGTGGGACATGGCCATCCGGGACCGGCTAAAGAGCGGACGGGGAAACGCCATGCTGGTGGCCGGGAGCATCTACTCCGCCTGCCGCTTCTACGAGCTGTTCCAGCAGACTGAGCTGAAGGGCACGTGCGCCATTGTCACCTCCTACGTCCCCTCCACCGAGAGCATCAAGAAAGAGACCACCGGTGAGGGGGAAACCGAGAAGCTGCACCAGTACCAGATCTACCGTCGGATGCTGGTCGAGCATTTTGACGAGCCGGAAGAGACAGCGGTGAAAAAGGTGGAAACCTTTGAGCAGGAGGTCAAAAAGCGGTTCATCAACGAGCCGGGACAGCTCAAGCTGCTCATTGTGGTGGACAAGCTGCTGACCGGTTTTGACGCCCCTCCGGCCACCTATCTGTATATCGACAAGCAGATGCGGGACCACGGCCTGTTTCAGGCCATCTGCCGGGTCAACCGCCTGGACGGGGAAGACAAGGAGTTCGGCTACATCATCGACTACAAGGATCTCTTCCAGTCCCTGGAGAAATCCTTGCAGGACTATACCGGCG of the Desulfovermiculus halophilus DSM 18834 genome contains:
- a CDS encoding ATP-binding protein — encoded protein: MSESQHIEWKQSWRDEYLKWICGLANAEGGILVIGRGDDGNVVGISNAQRLLEEIPNKVRDLLGILVDVNLHYEDGQEYLEIHVDPHPNPVSYKGEYFYRSGSTNQVLKGAALDRFLLGRHGRTWDSVPLPGGAIQDLDPMALQRFRQRAQRSRRLSAEALAEDDHGLIDKLRLLEHSYLKRAAILLFHQDPERFITGAYIKIGYFAGESDLRYHDEIHGNLFAQVDQSIDLLLTKYLKAGIHYEGIQRVESYPVPESALRESLLNAVVHRDYAVASPIQIRVYPDKLLVWNPGELPEGWSREKLLGQHPSRPFNPEVANAFFWAGEIEAWGRGIHRVFEACQQSGTPEPSIQIESGEIWVEFPFSVSYQQSVSSQYQPPADTRVPPQETAQKSSGKSSGKSSGKSSGELLDIIRQEPRTTIPEMADMLGKSSRTIEKNLARLRKAGKVVRVGPAKGGYWKILEEPDE
- a CDS encoding type I restriction endonuclease subunit R; the encoded protein is MNKVGQREIHTQQQVLRFFENYLGYRYLGNWKDRPNKNVQEDLLWAWLKNQGHSDKIITKVLREVDQARAISGSKTLYQANQEVYGLLRYGVRVRPELGEQTITVWLIDWHQPLNNDFAVAEEVTVTEEHTKRPDIVLFVNGLALGVLELKRSTVSVTEGIRQNLDNQDKNFIRPFFATVQLVMAGNPTEGLRYGVIQTPEKYWLEWREESELSDPLERGLFQLCRPERFLEIIHDFMVFDAGYKKTCRHNQYFGVKAAQDFVRRRQGGIIWHTQGSGKSLTMVWLAKWIRENVQDARVLIITDRTELDEQMEKVFTGVNEHIYRTKSGADLISVLNDSQEWLISSLIHKFGASEEGDVDSFLQDLQGRLPKNFHPKGQIFVFVDECHRTQSGKLHEAMKSMLPGAVLIGFTGTPLLKKDKRKSIEVFGPYIHTYKYDQAVQDGVVLDLRYEARDIDQHITSQDKIDKWFELKTQGLSDFAKAQLKQRWGTLQKVLSSKDRLEKIVSDILWDMAIRDRLKSGRGNAMLVAGSIYSACRFYELFQQTELKGTCAIVTSYVPSTESIKKETTGEGETEKLHQYQIYRRMLVEHFDEPEETAVKKVETFEQEVKKRFINEPGQLKLLIVVDKLLTGFDAPPATYLYIDKQMRDHGLFQAICRVNRLDGEDKEFGYIIDYKDLFQSLEKSLQDYTGGAFDGYDPEDVQGLLEDRLSKAKEKLEQTRESIKALCEPVEPPRDTQAYIRYFCGPDSTDTKTLKDNEPKRVELYKLVSSLLRAYAEVANEMHQAGYSQAEAQEIKSEVEHFEQVRGEVKVASGDYVDMKAYEPAMRHLLDTYIRAEESQKLSAFDDMTLVDLIVRRGQDAVKSLPQGIQNKPETMAETIENNVRRLIIDEMPVNPKYYQKMSERLDALIRERRQQALDYRKYLEQVVALTRELVGQDSRSGYPETINTAALQALYDNLGQDSGLALSLDEAVRKVKKADWRGNRFKEREVKKAIEGVLLTSVRESGGYDAEAVFELVKEQHEY